One Sulfurospirillum tamanense DNA window includes the following coding sequences:
- the tuf gene encoding elongation factor Tu, with the protein MAKAKFERNKPHVNIGTIGHVDHGKTTLTAAISAVLATKGLCEFKDYDGIDNAPEERERGITIAASHIEYETEGRHYAHVDCPGHADYVKNMITGAAQMDGAILVVSAADGPMPQTREHILLSRQVGVPYIVVFMNKADMVDDEELLELVEMEIRELLSMYDFPGDDTPIVAGSALKALEEAKAGALGEWSEKILELMAQVDAFIPEPARDTDKDFLMPVEDVFSIAGRGTVVTGRIEKGTIKIGETVEIVGIRDTQTTTVTGVEMFRKEMERGEAGDNCGILLRGTKKDDVERGMVLCKPKSITPHTEFEGEVYILSKDEGGRHTPFFNNYRPQFYVRTTDVTGSITLPEGTEMVMPGDNLKINVKLIAPIALDEGTRFAIREGGRTVGSGVVSKIIK; encoded by the coding sequence ATGGCTAAAGCTAAATTCGAAAGAAACAAGCCCCACGTAAACATTGGTACTATTGGTCACGTTGACCATGGTAAAACAACACTCACAGCAGCAATTTCAGCAGTTCTTGCAACAAAAGGCCTATGTGAATTTAAAGATTATGACGGTATTGACAATGCTCCAGAAGAGCGCGAGCGTGGTATTACCATTGCTGCTTCACACATCGAGTACGAAACAGAAGGTCGCCACTACGCACACGTAGACTGCCCAGGCCACGCCGACTATGTTAAAAACATGATTACTGGTGCTGCGCAAATGGACGGCGCTATCTTGGTTGTTTCTGCAGCAGATGGCCCAATGCCACAAACCCGTGAGCACATTCTTCTTTCTCGCCAAGTAGGTGTTCCTTACATTGTTGTTTTCATGAACAAAGCGGACATGGTTGATGATGAAGAACTTCTTGAGCTTGTAGAGATGGAAATTCGTGAACTTCTTTCTATGTATGACTTCCCAGGTGATGATACACCTATCGTAGCAGGTTCTGCGCTTAAAGCTTTGGAAGAAGCAAAAGCTGGAGCACTTGGCGAGTGGTCAGAAAAAATTCTTGAATTAATGGCGCAAGTTGATGCTTTTATTCCTGAGCCCGCACGCGACACCGATAAAGACTTTTTGATGCCTGTAGAAGACGTATTTTCTATCGCAGGACGCGGTACGGTTGTAACAGGTCGTATTGAAAAAGGCACTATCAAAATCGGTGAGACAGTAGAAATCGTTGGTATTCGTGATACACAAACAACAACCGTAACAGGTGTTGAAATGTTCCGCAAAGAGATGGAGCGTGGCGAAGCTGGCGATAACTGCGGTATTTTGCTTCGTGGTACGAAAAAAGATGATGTTGAGCGCGGTATGGTTCTTTGTAAGCCAAAGTCTATTACACCTCATACAGAATTTGAAGGCGAAGTGTATATTCTTAGCAAAGACGAAGGTGGACGTCATACACCATTTTTCAACAATTACCGACCACAATTTTACGTACGTACAACGGACGTAACAGGTTCTATTACACTTCCCGAGGGAACAGAAATGGTAATGCCAGGCGATAACTTGAAAATCAATGTAAAATTGATTGCTCCAATCGCCCTTGACGAAGGTACGCGCTTTGCGATTCGTGAAGGTGGACGAACCGTTGGTTCAGGTGTTGTTTCTAAAATCATTAAGTAA
- the rpmG gene encoding 50S ribosomal protein L33, giving the protein MRIKIGLKCVETGDINYTTTKNSKTMTEKYETKKYSPRLKKHTTHKEVKLKS; this is encoded by the coding sequence ATGCGTATTAAAATCGGACTTAAATGTGTAGAAACAGGTGATATTAACTACACAACAACCAAAAATAGTAAGACAATGACTGAGAAGTATGAAACAAAAAAATACTCTCCGCGACTTAAAAAACATACGACACATAAAGAAGTCAAACTTAAAAGTTAA
- the secE gene encoding preprotein translocase subunit SecE: MEKLTSYIRLSRAELSKVIFPIKEQIRNAFISVFVVVTVISLFLALIDVIMSFTLSALV; encoded by the coding sequence ATGGAAAAGCTGACAAGTTATATCAGACTCTCTCGTGCAGAGCTAAGCAAAGTAATTTTCCCAATTAAAGAGCAGATTCGTAACGCTTTTATCTCTGTTTTTGTTGTGGTGACTGTTATTTCGCTTTTTTTGGCGCTGATTGATGTCATTATGTCTTTTACGCTTTCAGCACTGGTTTAG
- the nusG gene encoding transcription termination/antitermination protein NusG — protein sequence MAHKWYAIQTYAGSEMSVKRALETMIRDNELGEQLKEVIVPTEDVIEVKNGKKKITERSLYPGYAFAYIDLDTALWHKIQSLPKVGRFIGEAKKPTPLSEKDITSILEKAQKKGAPKPKIFFEEGESIRITEGPFANFTGIVEEYDMEHGKLRLNVSIFGRSTPVEIMYSQVEKIV from the coding sequence ATGGCACATAAATGGTATGCAATTCAGACCTATGCTGGCAGTGAAATGAGTGTCAAGCGTGCACTTGAAACAATGATACGCGATAATGAACTTGGTGAGCAACTTAAAGAAGTGATTGTGCCCACAGAAGACGTGATTGAAGTCAAAAATGGCAAGAAAAAAATCACTGAACGAAGTTTGTATCCAGGCTATGCTTTTGCTTATATTGATTTAGATACTGCGTTGTGGCACAAGATTCAGTCGTTGCCAAAAGTAGGAAGATTTATTGGTGAAGCAAAAAAACCCACGCCTTTAAGTGAAAAAGATATTACATCCATTTTGGAAAAAGCACAGAAAAAAGGTGCTCCGAAACCAAAAATATTTTTTGAAGAGGGTGAAAGTATTCGCATTACAGAAGGCCCTTTTGCAAACTTTACAGGTATTGTGGAAGAATACGACATGGAGCATGGAAAATTACGTCTTAATGTTTCTATTTTTGGACGTAGTACACCAGTAGAAATTATGTATTCACAAGTTGAAAAAATAGTTTAA
- the rplK gene encoding 50S ribosomal protein L11: protein MAKKVIGEIKLQIAAGKANPSPPVGPALGQKGVNIMEFCKAFNEKTKDLMGFKVPVVITVYADKSFTFITKQPPVSELILKTAGIKKGADNPLKNKVGKLTQAQVMEIVDRKIVDMNTTDKVAAAKIVSGSARSMGVDIID, encoded by the coding sequence ATGGCTAAGAAAGTAATTGGCGAAATTAAACTCCAGATTGCAGCTGGAAAAGCAAATCCATCGCCACCAGTAGGTCCTGCACTTGGACAAAAAGGTGTCAACATCATGGAATTTTGTAAAGCGTTTAACGAAAAAACAAAAGACCTTATGGGATTTAAAGTACCTGTTGTTATTACTGTATATGCAGATAAAAGCTTCACCTTTATCACTAAGCAACCCCCTGTTTCTGAACTAATTCTCAAAACAGCTGGAATTAAAAAAGGTGCAGACAACCCACTTAAAAACAAGGTTGGTAAGCTGACTCAGGCGCAGGTTATGGAAATTGTTGATCGAAAAATTGTTGATATGAACACTACCGATAAAGTTGCAGCGGCAAAAATTGTATCGGGTAGCGCACGAAGTATGGGTGTCGATATTATCGACTAA
- the rplA gene encoding 50S ribosomal protein L1: MAKKAKRVEELLKKIDLQKLYSATEGVATVKTLASAKFDETVEIALKLNVDPRHADQMVRGSVVLPAGTGKSVRVAVIAKDIKADEARAAGAEIVGAEDLIEDIQAGKMDFDVLIATPNLMGLVGKVGRTLGPKGLMPNPKTGTVTMDVAKAVENAKGGQVNFRVDKQGNIHAGIGKVSFNEEQLMDNFFTFVRAINKHKPSAAKGKYIKSAALSLTMSPSLKLDPQELIDLK; this comes from the coding sequence ATGGCAAAAAAAGCAAAACGCGTTGAAGAACTACTAAAAAAAATTGACTTACAAAAGTTATACAGTGCAACCGAAGGTGTTGCGACTGTTAAGACACTTGCTTCAGCAAAATTTGATGAAACAGTAGAAATTGCACTAAAACTAAACGTAGACCCACGCCATGCAGACCAAATGGTGCGTGGCTCGGTAGTTCTACCTGCTGGAACAGGAAAAAGTGTTCGTGTTGCGGTTATCGCAAAAGACATTAAAGCTGATGAAGCTAGAGCCGCTGGTGCAGAGATTGTTGGCGCCGAAGATTTGATTGAAGATATTCAAGCGGGCAAAATGGATTTTGATGTTTTGATTGCAACACCAAACTTGATGGGTTTGGTGGGGAAAGTGGGTCGCACACTTGGACCGAAGGGATTGATGCCAAATCCAAAAACAGGAACTGTTACTATGGATGTGGCCAAGGCTGTTGAAAATGCCAAAGGCGGACAAGTCAATTTCCGTGTTGATAAACAAGGCAATATTCATGCAGGTATTGGTAAAGTCAGCTTTAATGAAGAGCAACTTATGGATAACTTTTTCACATTTGTCCGTGCTATTAATAAACACAAGCCTTCTGCTGCAAAAGGTAAATATATCAAGTCTGCGGCACTTTCTTTGACAATGAGTCCATCTCTTAAGCTTGATCCACAAGAATTAATTGATTTAAAATAA
- the rplJ gene encoding 50S ribosomal protein L10 codes for MTRQEKKEVISALTEAFKSSDAVAVCEYKGLKVSELEVLRASAKEADVSVRVAKNTLASIAFKEAGIDGFELKDTNIFIWGKDQLAVAKVVAKFAEKRDLFVIKSAYIDGEVTDAGKVVALSKMPSRDELIAMLLQVWKAPIANFTIGLDALRAKKEESA; via the coding sequence TTGACACGACAAGAAAAAAAAGAAGTTATCAGCGCGCTAACCGAAGCGTTTAAATCTTCCGACGCCGTTGCCGTATGTGAGTATAAAGGACTTAAAGTTTCTGAACTTGAAGTTTTACGTGCTAGTGCAAAAGAAGCAGACGTGAGTGTGCGTGTTGCAAAAAACACGTTGGCTTCAATTGCTTTTAAAGAAGCCGGAATTGATGGTTTTGAACTAAAAGATACCAATATCTTTATTTGGGGCAAAGACCAGTTGGCTGTTGCAAAAGTAGTTGCTAAGTTCGCCGAAAAAAGAGATTTATTTGTTATTAAATCTGCTTATATTGACGGCGAAGTTACAGATGCTGGCAAAGTTGTTGCATTGTCTAAAATGCCATCACGCGATGAGCTTATTGCAATGTTGCTTCAAGTATGGAAAGCGCCGATCGCGAATTTTACTATCGGCTTGGATGCTCTACGAGCAAAAAAAGAAGAATCTGCATAA
- the rplL gene encoding 50S ribosomal protein L7/L12, with protein MAITKEDVLEYISNLTVLELSALVKEFEEKFGVSAAPVMMAGGAGVAAEAVEEKTEFDVILKDAGDKKINVIKVVRALTGLGLKEAKDAVDGTPSTIKEGVSKDVAEDAKKQLEEAGASVELK; from the coding sequence ATGGCTATTACAAAAGAAGACGTACTTGAGTACATCTCTAATCTTACCGTTCTTGAATTAAGTGCTCTTGTTAAAGAGTTTGAAGAAAAATTTGGCGTTTCTGCTGCCCCTGTTATGATGGCTGGTGGCGCAGGTGTTGCTGCTGAAGCTGTTGAAGAAAAAACAGAATTTGATGTAATTCTTAAAGATGCTGGCGACAAAAAAATCAACGTTATTAAAGTGGTACGTGCACTAACGGGTCTTGGCTTGAAAGAAGCTAAAGACGCAGTTGATGGCACTCCTTCAACTATTAAAGAAGGTGTGAGCAAAGACGTTGCAGAAGATGCAAAAAAACAGCTTGAAGAAGCTGGCGCAAGCGTAGAGCTTAAGTAA